One part of the Vitis riparia cultivar Riparia Gloire de Montpellier isolate 1030 chromosome 8, EGFV_Vit.rip_1.0, whole genome shotgun sequence genome encodes these proteins:
- the LOC117919722 gene encoding WD repeat-containing protein LWD1-like has protein sequence MQSPVEKKPGVYTYMAQWPIYSLAWSVRRDKKSRLAVGSFLEDYSNKVEVVQFSQETLDFSTDSRLVFDHPYAPTKLMFFPSEEAMNPDLIATSGDYLRLWEIHDDRIELKALLNGNKSEFNSAITSFDWAQLDARRIATCSVDTTCTIWDVERAAVDTQLVAHDKEVFDISWGGVGIFASVSGDGSARIFDLRDKERSTIIYENPIPDSPLLRLEWNKGDPKLIATVGMDSNKVVILDIRFPTAPILELRKHETSVNAISWAPHVGRHLCSVGDDSRALIWDVASHGFRLDATDEVEPIMWYGSTAEINQARWSPVDLDWIAIAFSNKLQLLKV, from the coding sequence ATGCAGAGCCCGGTGGAGAAGAAGCCAGGAGTCTACACGTACATGGCTCAATGGCCAATCTATTCATTAGCATGGTCGGTCCGGCGTGACAAGAAATCGCGCCTCGCTGTCGGAAGTTTCCTGGAAGACTACAGCAACAAGGTGGAGGTGGTGCAATTCAGCCAAGAAACATTAGATTTCTCCACCGACAGCCGTCTAGTGTTCGACCACCCATATGCACCCACAAAATTAATGTTCTTCCCCTCCGAGGAAGCCATGAACCCAGATCTCATCGCCACCTCCGGAGACTATCTCCGGCTGTGGGAGATCCACGACGACCGTATTGAGCTAAAGGCACTTCTGAATGGTAATAAGAGCGAGTTCAACTCGGCCATCACATCATTCGACTGGGCTCAGTTGGACGCACGTCGGATTGCCACGTGCAGCGTGGACACCACTTGCACTATATGGGACGTAGAGAGGGCGGCTGTGGACACTCAACTGGTGGCCCATGATAAAGAGGTGTTTGATATTTCGTGGGGTGGGGTTGGGATTTTTGCATCAGTGTCGGGTGACGGTTCAGCTAGAATTTTTGATTTGAGGGACAAGGAAAGATCTACGATTATATATGAAAACCCCATTCCGGATAGTCCTTTGTTGAGGTTAGAGTGGAACAAGGGTGACCCTAAGCTCATAGCCACAGTGGGAATGGACAGTAATAAAGTGGTGATTTTGGACATTAGGTTCCCCACAGCCCCCATATTGGAACTAAGGAAGCACGAGACGAGCGTGAATGCAATATCTTGGGCTCCGCATGTCGGACGCCATCTGTGCTCCGTGGGCGACGATTCCAGGGCTCTGATATGGGACGTGGCTAGTCATGGCTTTAGACTGGACGCGACAGACGAAGTGGAGCCCATCATGTGGTACGGTTCTACAGCTGAAATCAATCAAGCGCGCTGGTCTCCGGTTGACTTGGATTGGATTGCCATTGCTTTCTCTAACAAATTGCAGCTCTTGAAGGTGTGA